From the Budorcas taxicolor isolate Tak-1 chromosome 1, Takin1.1, whole genome shotgun sequence genome, one window contains:
- the C1H21orf62 gene encoding uncharacterized protein C21orf62 homolog, translating into MAAPSGHSFFLIGALGVFALNCFTRAQRNGTLIFTKENTIRKCSCSADIRDCDYSLANLMCSCKTVLPLAVEQTSYSDRLTIWFTDTSALGLLLNFTLVRDLKLSLCSTNTLPTEYLAICGLKRLRVSTEAKHPSPEQSLLIHDGGESESREKPTFQRGWQTCMYLSFLDMALFNRESALKSYSVANSASMANNFPCFSHLKTFPVLNNKSYVVTFIY; encoded by the coding sequence ATGGCAGCTCCTTCTGGGCACAGCTTCTTTCTGATCGGGGCGCTGGGCGTCTTTGCACTCAACTGCTTCACCAGGGCTCAGAGGAACGGCACGCTCATCTTCACCAAGGAAAACACCATTCGGAAGTGCAGCTGCTCAGCAGACATCCGAGACTGTGACTACAGTTTGGCCAACCTGATGTGCAGCTGTAAAACCGTGCTGCCTCTTGCCGTTGAGCAAACGAGCTATAGTGACCGTCTGACCATCTGGTTCACAGACACGTCTGCGCTGGGGCTCCTGCTGAACTTCACGCTTGTCCGGGACCTGAAGCTTTCCCTATGCAGTACCAACACTCTCCCCACTGAATACCTGGCTATTTGCGGTCTGAAGAGGCTTCGGGTCAGCACGGAGGCCAAGCATCCCTCCCCTGAACAGAGTTTACTCATCCACGACGGTGGGGAGAGTGAATCCAGAGAGAAGCCCACATTCCAGCGAGGCTGGCAAACATGTATGTATCTCTCCTTCTTAGATATGGCACTCTTCAACAGGGAGTCCGCCTTAAAATCATACAGTGTTGCGAACTCTGCCAGCATGGCCAACAACTTCCCCTGCTTTTCCCACCTTAAAACCTTCCCAGTTCTAAACAACAAAAGCTACGTCGTCACCTTCATTTACTAA